Part of the Phacochoerus africanus isolate WHEZ1 chromosome 8, ROS_Pafr_v1, whole genome shotgun sequence genome is shown below.
GGTTCCATGTTAGCTGCCTTTAGAAACGAACAGATGGGTGTGTTTCCATGAATTAGAGTGAAGGttttatatagtcttttttttttttttatacaggcTGAAGAATTAGGGatttaaagtgatattttaagACTAACAAATGGCTgattattaagtattttatacttttaagacTAACACATGGCCGATTATTAAgtactttatacttttttttcttgttgaatcCCTTAGTTATCaaaatctaggtttttttttttttttagcattaatGCTTGCTTTGTATTGTAAttgatgtttctatttttaatcattatgaTCTTTGCCGTGATGATTTTATGTCTCTGACCTCATTTTCATCTGTTGTCTGTATTTTACTTAATTATATACGCCCCTGTAATGATCCTCTGCTGTGGAGAATACCATTTTCCAACAGCTATGACTGGTTTCTAGTTTGTCATTTTATCAAGTCAGAGATAAGGAATTAAGAGGCTTGTCCTGAAGGAGACAGGACAGCTCCTAGAGCTCTTGAGCTGATGACTGGGAGAGCATTGCAGAAAGAGAAAGGTTTGGGGAAGATgagtaaaaactgaaaaacaaaagctaCCTGGGAAAAGATGACAAATTCTGATTAAATCTTAAAGAGACTGAATTTCCAAACCTTTAGTattagtatttctgtagagaattATCTGTGAGTATCTTGGTGACTTGAGTTCCTTGTTCCAGCTTATCAGAAATGTGTTGCGTTTTAATCTTGTGAACTGTGTTATCACCAGGAATGCAGTTAGTGTTTCCTGACTTGCGTTCTCCGAATTGTTAATGGAATATTAAATGGTACTGGCCCCAGAGTCAGGTCCCCCGGACCCCTCATGCCAGCTGACAGGAATTATTCAGAACTGCTCCTGTATTTGATATGCTTCTGTTTTAGTTTGGCAAGTCTGGATAATCATATTTTAACTAAGATATGGTTAGTGGATGTGTAGGTGccttttataatcattttttcaaAGGGCCTCAAGTTTTAACATGTTGTTTTTCTCTAATGTGCTTCTTATAAATAACTAGACTTTTGCCACTTCCTAGTGTGTGATATTGAAATTTAGTGCTGTTATGTAATTTTCCTTGGATTTCATTATTGTTAACTTTTCTCAAATGCATTATAAGTTTGATAGCTCTTACAGCTGTAAGGGGAACTATTGCCCAAGATTCTCAAAAATACAGGATTTatgaatttcttttgctttgacaTGACTTAAAAGCATTCATGTTCAtcatcagtttctttcttcagGAATCTGAGATAATAATTGCCTAGAAATACACAGTTTACTATGTTTAGATTAGCCATTGTCTCCTTCAAGGATTCAGGATACTAGTGAGtgactaaatgaataaacaaacaaataaataaatactgtatttcagggaagaaaaaatcccaagagaataaaaacaaagcaaacaaaaccgaAGATACACAACTGAAGACAAGTGAGCCAGATTCCAGCTCTGCAAATATGAGAGATTCTGCGGAAGGTAGGTTTTGGGCGTTGGACCTGAGTGAGTGGGGCATATGTTGCCGGGTGCTGTCACTTTGTATCTCTTGGAATGCTCTTCTTAGAATCACCTCAAAACCCTAAAGGGTTAAATAGCAAAAAGGCTGCCCACATTTATCCCACCTCCCCTTCAAACAGTTACTGAAGACTTTCCTTGTTTAAAATGAGGTTATTtcgggagtttccgtcgtggctcagtggttaacgaatccaactaggaaccatgaggttgcgggttcagtccctggccttgctcagtgggttaaggatccagcattgcagacacagcttggatcccgagttgctgtggctctggtttaggctggtggctccagctccgattcaacccctagtctgggaacctctgtgtgccacgggaacagcccaagaaatggcaaaaagaccaaaaataaataaatagataaaataaaatgaggttattCCCtggttaaaataaaatggaacctACTGTATGATTGCATTTAGAAATAACTTGTAAAACTCCAAACCTTGGAAGCCAGTCTGTGGTGCTAGAAGCCAGACCGGCAGGAGCATGAGGAGACTTCTGGGGCTGATACTGGTCCAGCGCTGGTCCGGGTGGTGGGCGCAGCAGGGTACTTCCTTGGTAAGCATCTTACCTTGCTGGGCACTTTTCATGTATACCCTGGAGGTATGTTTTGTACTTCAGTTAAGTTTCCCCAATAATATCAAGATACCTTTGATCTTATATATTAGAATGAAAAGTGCTTCTGGTTTTTGCTAGAAtttaaattcctattttatttctttgtgtttcccACAAAATTTTCTGCTTTCTAGCCCCTTCCGAGAATTTAGTCTGGGCCCTCTACAATGTCCAGAGACATGGGTTGAAGGCAAGTTGCCCTATGCCCATGGCGACTGATCACTGTATGGAGACTCTTGCCAGTAGATGTGAGGGGTGTGTCTTAATTTGTTATGTAGCAAAGTTGGCAGAGATCAGAGCTTGCTCAGAGtcgttcatggagttcccatcgtggggcagcagaaatgaatccaagtaggaaccatgaggttgcaggtttgatccctggcctcgttcagtgggttaaggatcccggtgttgctgggagctgtggtgtaggtcacagatgcagctcggatccctagttactgtggctctggtgtaggccggcagctgtagctccgattagaacctccatatgctatgagtgcagccctagaaagacaaaagacaaaaaaaaagagttgtgcaTAAAGGATTGTAATGTTCTGTGGCATCTTACATGGCAAGAATAGACAAATCTATTTCCCAGAGCCCTGAGAAACTAAGTTCTAAGCCTGCTGATGGCAGGTTTGCTAAGACGTTTGTTTGAATAACAACAACGAAAATATTAGAGTACCTTACTACCTTTTgtggcagaattaaaaaaaaaaaaaatttcaacagttTCCTCTCCCCTTCAGTACTTCAGAAGAGTTCTTTTTTCCTGATACAACATCAGGCCCTCTGAAAAAAGATTCTTGATATTTACCTGTTTATGGAACGGCTGGTCAGTGCTGGTTCTGTGCAGTGTGGAGGTCAGCTTCTCCTGAACGTTCTGTTTGGTCTTCAGAAAGTGGTCTGTGTACTGAGCACACGGTCTAGTCTCCTCCTTAGTGTTTTGCACACCTTCCTTTAAGTTGAAAACTCACCAGACCTCATCAGATATGTGGACACATTTGGGTGTGTATTAGTCTGGACGGTTTTAAATCTGGGACTGTTTACCAGTGATAGaactttttttccattcaaagAAGTCATGGATTTTGGCTAAAAATGAACTCTATAAAGGAATTTTTGAGGCTTAGAATTGTTACTTTCACTTTGACTTTTTCAGCAGTATGCTAGGTCTTTGTTGAAAATGTATCTGAAAAGGAGTTAGCTCCTAATTTGAAGTACTTTACCACCGTCAAATGACTGGTTTCCTAGTTTGTGGAAACCTCGTGGAATTTAAGAAATGTGTTTGGAGGAGAGAAGGCCAGTGTCTGTTTAGAGGCAGAAACCTCTTTGCGAGTGGTGATGGGAGTAGGTGGATAAAAAGAAGACTGCCAGTCCCGGGAAACAGCAGGACTAGGGCTCAGTCATTGAGCTTGTTATCTGTGCCTTGCGTGGGCAGCGCTTGGAAGGGTTGGCCTTTTAAACCCCTCCGTGCCCCCTCTGTCCAGGCAGTCATCGAGTTATTGACAGGACTCCTGTGTCTCAGTGGTCTGGCGCCTTTGTTTTTCCTGCCTCTTCTGCATCTTCCCATTTCCATCTCTCAGTGTAGACAGCATCTCCCTTCTCATGCCACCGTGTCAGTACTGGTTTTCTGCCTCTTCCCAGTCCCTTAGAGGTGTTACAGCCACACCTCCCGGATGACACTCACCTGCTTGAGAATATCTTAATGGCTCCCCATGGCCCCCAGCCAAGTCCAGACTCATTTATAGTGTGCTGCGTGTTTGATTTTCCTCTTCTGTCCTTGGCCTTCAGGTTCCACCTGCTTAGTGCTTTCTCTGAAGAGCCTTCCCTGATAAACCAGGCCACTGGGAAATCCTCCTAGGTGCTTCTGTAGCAGCACGTCCTTCCCCAAGCTTAACCACGAATTCCTGATGGCACTGCTTCCTGCCTGCTTGGCTCCTGTTAAAGAGTGGGGCGGGCTCTCTGAGGATAAGGCGCTTGATGGCCTTTTTCACCTGGTGCTGAGAGACAGGTGGTAAATGTTTGTCTGGCGAATAGGGGAGGAGCCAGTTCATAGAACCCAGAGAGGTGGGAGCGGCCCTCCTCCTTCTGCAGGACCTTCTTTAACTCTTTGGTGTCTACAGTAAAAGGGGTGGCGTCGAGCAGAGGCTTAGGTGGCATTGCAGAGAAGGCAGCATCGTGGACCATCCGCATCAGCATCTCCTGTCCCAGAGGCCCTGGCCGTCCCCGTTTCCTTCTGGCCCCTCcccatttctctgcttcctttacAGTTGCACTTGAAAGAGTTgcttctcctctccctgcctccccttcctcctcctgttcTCTTCTGAATTCCATGAGGCATTTGTCCCCAGTGCTCCACTCATGCTGTTGTCACGATCACCACACCTCCTCCTTGGCAAATGAACGTTCAGTTCTTAGTTCCACTTTACCTGGCCCATCAGCAGTTCTGGACACAGCTGATCACTCCCTCTGTAGGTAAGGGCCAGCACCCTCTTGGCTGGCAGATACCTCCCTGGCTATGCCTCTGGCCTCTGGGTACTGCAGTCATCTGGGGACACAGTCACCACCCTCTCTATCTGTGTTCACTCTCCAGGTACCTCGTCCAGGCCCAGCTCCAGGCGCCATGGCCATTCTGAGGAATTGGCACTTTCTAGGCTTAGCCTCTTTGTGGAACTACCTAATGTCCTTACCGGGGTATCTGTCTAGCTAATGTCTTTACTGGGATATCTATCAGGTACCTCAGACTTCAGCACATTCAAAGTAAATTCTAGTCGTCCCCCCCCCcgtgcacacagacacactcaaGACTTCCCCCCAGTCTAATACAGTTCAGTGAACAGAATAACTGCAGTTGCTGTGACACTTTCTTGACCCCtataacacccccccccccatcaccagCAAGCACGTCTTGTCAGCTTCATCTCCAAGATGTGTCCAGAGGCTGACCGCTCCCGCCTCCTCCCTTGCCACCCtcgccctcccctctgcccttctGGAGGATATGGAGGCTCTTGCCTCCACCCTTGTCCACCTACAGTTTTCTGCCTTCCTCATAACATAGCAGCTGGAGTGATCCTCTAACATTCCAGGCAGTCATATTTCTCTGTTAGAACTTTCTGCTAGCTCCCTGTTTGACTCAGAGAAGAGGTCAGCAGCCTGCAAGGTTCTGTATGGGCTGATGttacctcctcctctcctccctgccccacctccctggCCCCTCCAACTTCCTGGCCATTCCTTGAACACGTCTAGCAGGCCCTTGACTCAGCTTATGCACCTGCCGTTTCCTCCCCCAGGTTTGTGCAGGACTCATTTCCTTTGGGTCTCTGCTCACCTGTCACCTTGCTGGTGAGCCTTCCCGACCACTTAACCTCGGGTCCGGTCAGAGTGGGTCTCTCCTGGGCATGGAGACTCAGAGGTGACTTGggattcctttttccttctctgaggtACTCCTTAGTCCTCGATGAATTTGATCAGGCTTGGAAGAGATCATCTCTGAAactctttttacttaaaaaaaacctctgattGTGGAAAATGTTCTAGCTTCATATATAGTTTTagtcaggaaagagagagaatccATTCCAGACAGACCGCTCAGACTCTCATCTGGTAAGATGTCTACAGCTTCCTTGTTTAGTTTGGAATCACGGAAAATTGAAATTCACGACTCGTCTCTGAGTTTCGGGATTAGCTCCTCCAGCACAGTTTTCAGCAGTAGGATTTCTGTGTGTGAGTGAACAGGGAAGCTCCTTGTGGGCATTTGTTGTTCACACTGTACCCTCACTGCCCACCAAGTTCCTGATATACAACAGGTGCTCTGTAAacatttgttgaaggaatgaaatGGATTTATATCCAGTATAACTTTATAAATGAGAGCGCGGAGTTGTCTGTGGTCGCAGTCTCTCTGGCACGGTTTATGTGATCAGAGGAATAACTCAAATAGTGCAGTTTGATCGCAGAGTGGCTAGTGTTTGCCCTCACTCCTGTGCCTCTGCCTCCCTGTGCTTTCCAGGCCCCCAAGACGAAGACGAGAAGCCTTCAGCCTCTGCAGTTGAGCAGCCGGCCATCCCGCAGGAGGCTGGGAGTCAGGATGTGCTTCCAGAGCGCGgggtccctgcccctgcctgcGAGCCCCAGACTGGACCAGAAGCGGAGCTGGAAGCCGCACGTTGTGAGGCCAATgatgtggaggaggaggaggaggaggaagaggaggaagaggaggagctggaAGATGAGGGGGACACAGTAGCTGACGTGCCAAATGAAAGTTCCCCAAAGGAGCCTGAGATACGGTGTGAAGAGAAGCCAGAGGATTTATTAGAAGAACCAAAAGCGCTTTTGAAGGAAACTCCCGAGGCCTCCCCAGAGGTAACCCCTGTTAGCACTGTTCCCAGAGCTAAAGAGGAGGCCAACGGCGACGTGTTTGAAACGTTCCTGTTTCCATGTCAGCACTGCGAGAGGAAGTTCACCACCAAACAGGGGCTGGAGCGGCACACGCACATCCACCTGTCCACCGTCAACCACGCCTTCAAGTGCAAGTACTGCGGCAAGGCCTTCGGCACGCAGATCAACAGGAGGCGGCACGAGCGGCGCCACGAGGCGGGGCTGAAGCGGAAACCCAGCCTGACACCGCCGCAGCCCGAGGACCCCGCTGACGGCCCGGCGCCCGGGGACGCGGCCGCCCCCAGGGAGGACGTGCCTCCTCCCGCGCTTGGGCAAGACTGTCTGGCCTTGCATTCGGAGAAAGCCTCGCAAGAAACGGTCCGTTCCTCTGTTGCAGAAGAGAACGGGGACGTCAAAGAGCTGCATCCATGCAAATACTGTAAGAAGGTTTTTGGGACTCACACCAACATGCGGCGGCACCAGCGACGAGTGCACGAGCGCCATCTCATCCCCAAGGGCGTGCGGCGGAAAGGCGGCCTCCTGGAGGAGCCTCGGCCCCCGGCTGGGCAGGCACCCCCTGCCCAGAGCGTCTACGTGCCCAGCACGGAgccggaggaggagggggaggcggaCGACGTGTACATCATGGACATCTCCAGCAACATCTCCGAAAACCTCAATTACTACATCGACGGCAAGattcccaccagcagcagcacGAGTAACTGTGACGTCATTGAGATGGAATCCGGCCCCGCAGACGTGTACGGCATAAACTGTCTGCTCGCGCCCGTTACCGTGGAAATTACTCAAAACATAAAGACCACACAGGCCCCCGTCACAGACGATCTTCCTAAGGAGCCTTCCAGCAGCACAAACAGTGAGTCCAAGAAGCGCAGAACCACTAGTCCTCCCGTGTTACCCAAGATCAAAGCTGAAGCCGAGTCCGAGCCCGtagctgcctcctgctccttgaGCCTGCCCCTCAGCATAGCGACGACAGAGGCCGTGTCCTTCCACAAAGAGAAAAGCGTATATTTGTCATCGAAGCTCAAACAGCTTCTTCAAACCCAGGAGAAACTAACTCCCCCCGCAGGGATTTCAGCCGCTGAGATACCCAAGTTGGGTCCTGTTTGCGTGTCCGCTCCTGCCTCGATGCTGCCTGTGACCTCGAGCAGGTTTAAGAGGCGGACCAGCTCTCCGCCCAGCTCTCCCCAGCACAGTCCTGCCCTCCGAGACTTCGGAAAGCCAGGCGACGGGAAAGCCACGTGGACGGAGGCAGTTCTAAGTTCCAAAAAGCCCAAATTGGAAAGTCATAGCAACTCCCCAGCCTGGAGTTTGTCTGGGAGAGACGAGAGGGAAACTGGGAGCCCGCCAGGCTTTGATGACTATAAAGTACCTAAAGAGTGGGCAGCTAGTTCTTCCTTTAGCAATGTGTGCAACCAGCAGCCGCTGGATTTATCGAGCGGTGTAAAACAGAAGGCTGAGGGTATGGGCAAGACGCCGGTCCAGTGGGAGTCTGTGTTGGATCTCAGCGTGCATAAAAAGCCTTGCAGTGACTCCGAAGGCAAGGAGTTCAAAGAGAATCACTTGGTGCAGCCAGCCTGCAATGCcgcaaagaaaaagaagccaaccACTTGCATGCTGCAGAAGGTTCTTCTCAATGAATACAACGGCGTCGATTTACCTGTAGAAAATGCTCCGGATGTGACCAGGAGCCCCAGTCCTTGTAAACCCCCAGATCCCCATCCGGATCCTGACCTCCTTGGTCCTGACTCTGGTTTATCTGCCCCGGCTGCTGAGTCTCCTCCTGAGGTTTCTCCTCGGTCACCTGCCCCGCAGACGTCTTCCCTTTCTTCTGGGCAGCTGCCGCCTCTCTTAACCCCAACCAAtccctcttcccctccacccTGTCCTCCTGTGTTAACCGTGGCTacgccaccccctcccctgcttccTACTCTCCCTCTTCCAGCCGCCTCCTCTGGGACATCCCCTCATGCCTGTCCTTCTCCTCTCTCGAATGCCACCGCCCAGTCCCCGCTTCCGATTCTGTCCCCGACGGTGTCTCCCTCGCCGTCTCCCATTCCTTCCGTGGAGCCCCTTCCGTCTGCTGCTTCACCTGGGCCTCCGACCCTCTcttcgtcctcctcctcctcctcatcttccttctcttcgtcgtcgtcctcctcctccccctcaccGCCTCCTCTCTCCGCAGTCTCCTCTGTGGTGTCCTCGGGGGATAACCTGGAAGCCTCTCTCCCCATGATCTCTTTCAAGCAGGAGGAGTTAGAGAACGAGGATCTGAAAGCCAGGGAAGAAGCCCAGGCTGCCGCGGAGCGGGCTGTCGTTCAGGAGACATTCAACAAAAACTTTGTCTGCAACGTCTGTGAATCgccttttctttccattaaagATCTAACCAAACATTTATCCGTTCATGCTGAAGAATGGCCCTTCAAATGTGAATTTTGTGTGCAACTCTTTAAGGCTAAAACTGATTTGTCAGAACATCGCTTTTTGCTTCATGGAGTGGGGAATATCTTTGTGTGTTCGGTTTGTaaaaaagaatttgctttttTGTGCAATTTGCAGCAGCACCAGCGCGACCTCCACCCAGATGAGGCGTGCACACACCACGAGTTTGAAAGTGGCACCCTGAGGCCCCAGAACTTTACAGATCCCAGCAAGGCACGTGCGGAGCACATGCAGGGTTTGCCGGAAGATCCTTTGGAAACATCTAAGGAAGAAGAGGAGTTGAACGATTCTTCCGAAGAGCTTTACACGACCATAAAAATAATGGCTTCTGGAATAAAGACAAAAGATCCGGATGTCCGATTGGGTCTCAATCAGCATTACCCGAGCTTTAAACCGCCTCCATTTCAGTACCATCACCGCAGCCCCCTGGGCATTGGCGTGACGGCCACAAATTTCACGACACACAACATCCCGCAGACGTTTACCACCGCCATCCGCTGCACCAAGTGTGGGAAGGGTGTGGACAACATGCCCGAGCTGCACAAACACATCCTGGCGTGTGCTTCCGCTAGCGACAAGAAGAGGTACACCCCCAAGAAGAACCCCGTCCCGTTGAAGCAGACCGTGCAGCCCAAAAACGGCGTGGTGGTTTTGGACAACGCCGGGAAGAATGCCTTCAGACGCATGGGGCAGCCCAAAAGGCTGAACTTCAGCGTCGAGCTCAGCAAGATGTCCTCGAATAAGCTCAAATTAAATGcgttgaagaaaaaaaaccagcttGTCCAGAAAGCAATCCTTCAAAAAAACAAATCTGCCAAGCAGAAGGCCGACCTAAAACATGCCCCCGAGGCCGCCTCGCACATCTGCCCGTACTGCAGCCGAGAGTTCACGTACATCGGCAGCCTGAACAAGCACGCCGCCTTCAGCTGTCCCAAAAAGCCTCTttccccttccaaaaaaaaagtttcccattCATCCAAGAAAGGTGGGCATCCGTCCCCTGTGGGTAGTgacaaaagcagcagcagcagcagccaccgCCGAAGGACCGCGGATGCGGAGATTAAAATGCAGAGCGTGCAGGCGCCCCTGGGCAAGACCAGAGCCCGCAGCTCGGGCCCCACGTCGCTCCCGCCGCCTGCCTCGTCCTTCAGGTCCAAGCAGAATGTTAAGTTCGCAGCTTCGGTTAAGTCCAAAAAACCAAGCTCATCTTTAAGGAACTCAAGCCCCATCCGAATGGCCAAAGTGACTCACAGCGAGGCCAAGAAACCCAAAGCTGCAGCCAAGAACCACGCCGCCCAGCTCTCGGGCAAGACGTCTCGGAGCCTGCACGTGAGGGCACAGAAAAGCCGGGCTGTCCTACAGAGCAAGTCGGCCCTGGCTAGTAAGAAAAGAACAGACCGGTTCAATGTCAAATCTAGAGAACGGAGCGGTGGGCCGATCACCCGCAGCCTGCAGCTGGCAGCCGCTGCGGACCCCAGcgagagcaggagggaggacaGCGGGGGCAAGCAGGAGCTGAAGGACTTGAGGTAAGCCTGTCTCCAAGGCCAGAGGATTCAGAGCTCaagagccaggggtggggggagatggttGCAAGAAAACACTCTCCTTGCCCAAtggctctttttttgtttttgttttttcttgttcctgcACTATTTTGACACAAGCATTTAAAGGAAATAGCTGTTGCTTAAGGTGTAGACAGACATGAAGGAGGGTCATGCTTTGGCCACTGTAGCGCTGGACACACACAGCTTTGATTTCAGACGTGGGGGCTCACAAAGTGGTACCATTTCTTTAAACGGGGCCCATTATGAATTGAGTTTGAAACCACGAAAAGCTCCCCAGAAGTACCCTGTTAGGCAAAGGTGAAATTCCCGCAAGCTGCCTCTTTATTTTGGGTGGTATCCCAGTGTCACCTATATTATTTCCTGATCGTAGCTCACTTCTTATGTTCAGATGGATCCTGGAGTTCGATCCAGCCACATGACAGTCTTGCTTAGTATTTCTGTGGTTAAGTTCTTGCAACTGAGActgcttttattgttttaatttaaaaaacttgccTCTtagttaaaataaatcaaaacatagCACCCTATTCCTTTTCAAATGCCGtatgtctcccccccccccaactcctggTGTTTCCGGGCATAAGGTGACTAACAGCCCGCTTCCCATGGAGAGGAGGAGCGGGAGAGCATGTGTGCCGAGGCCAGGCCCTTGTGGTGCTTTCAGGCTCGGATGGGGACCCAGGGCAGGTCGTCCCACGTGTCAGTGCCTTTGTTTCCCCACTGGCGACATCAGAGCTCATCCTAGATCTGGGGGATTTCACTGTTTCGTCCCTGTTTTCCTTGCTTAGAACTGTTCTTAGTTAAATTTGTTACATTGACCCCTCAGACTTCATAAGTTACTCAGATGTGAGTGGCGTGCACTCTTGGGAAGGAGGACCGCGGGTCCATCTCAGGGGAACCTACTCATCGTCAGCCGGAACTGCTGCAGAGCGTTTAAATCTGGTCCTTTTAGAGCGAGCTGCGTGCCTCTAGGCTTTCTCAGCTGTAACTTTCAGCGTCTCAGCATTCTTCAGTGTTTTAAGCAAACAGATGTGGTTACCCCGGGGGTGGGGTGCGGGAACAGGGACACTGCCGTCGGGAGAGGTCACGAGACTCACCGGTGCTGTGATCACTGCAGAGTCGCTGAGGTGGAGTCCTTGGTGCTGGCCGTTAGGTCGTGgctgaagagggagagaagatcAGTATGTAGCCAAGGGCTGACAGTAGATTTTTTCAAAGCTGCTTCCTAAAAGGGCTAAACAGTCGGTTGGTGTAGATCTTGCTCAGCACCTGGCCTCTGGCCCGGGCGCACACGTGCACAGCACTAGTGGACATGAGCACCTGTCTATCAGCTGTCCCGACTGCCCGCCTGTAGCAGCTTGACCGTGTACCTCTTTGTTCTCAGTCTGTGTCCTGGAAGTTCCACAGCCACAGGACATTCTTGAACCGTCCTTTTCAAGGTTAAAGAACCCAAACCATGCCATCATTTTCACAGACTGTACTAAGAAACATACCCAGGTGGTTGATGCTTTAGAATGTACTGTATATATTTCCTGTTGTCTCCACTATTTTATGGaagaatcatttattttgtaCTGGATCCCATTTGTACAGTTCAAGGGTAaagttaatgggaaaaaaattaaagtgttatAAAGCAGAGCCCCTTGAGTAACTAGATTCGTGAAGTTCATCCTCTGCTTTTGAA
Proteins encoded:
- the PRDM2 gene encoding PR domain zinc finger protein 2 isoform X3; amino-acid sequence: MNQNAAEPVAAAETLAEVPEHVLRGLPEEVRLFPSAVDKTRIGVWATKPILKGKKFGPFVGDKKKRSQVKNNVYMWEVYYPNLGWMCIDATDPEKGNWLRYVNWACSGEEQNLFPLEINRAIYYKTLKPIAPGEELLVWYNGEDNPEIAAAIEEERASARSKRSSPKSRKGKKKSQENKNKANKTEDTQLKTSEPDSSSANMRDSAEGPQDEDEKPSASAVEQPAIPQEAGSQDVLPERGVPAPACEPQTGPEAELEAARCEANDVEEEEEEEEEEEEELEDEGDTVADVPNESSPKEPEIRCEEKPEDLLEEPKALLKETPEASPEVTPVSTVPRAKEEANGDVFETFLFPCQHCERKFTTKQGLERHTHIHLSTVNHAFKCKYCGKAFGTQINRRRHERRHEAGLKRKPSLTPPQPEDPADGPAPGDAAAPREDVPPPALGQDCLALHSEKASQETVRSSVAEENGDVKELHPCKYCKKVFGTHTNMRRHQRRVHERHLIPKGVRRKGGLLEEPRPPAGQAPPAQSVYVPSTEPEEEGEADDVYIMDISSNISENLNYYIDGKIPTSSSTSNCDVIEMESGPADVYGINCLLAPVTVEITQNIKTTQAPVTDDLPKEPSSSTNSESKKRRTTSPPVLPKIKAEAESEPVAASCSLSLPLSIATTEAVSFHKEKSVYLSSKLKQLLQTQEKLTPPAGISAAEIPKLGPVCVSAPASMLPVTSSRFKRRTSSPPSSPQHSPALRDFGKPGDGKATWTEAVLSSKKPKLESHSNSPAWSLSGRDERETGSPPGFDDYKVPKEWAASSSFSNVCNQQPLDLSSGVKQKAEGMGKTPVQWESVLDLSVHKKPCSDSEGKEFKENHLVQPACNAAKKKKPTTCMLQKVLLNEYNGVDLPVENAPDVTRSPSPCKPPDPHPDPDLLGPDSGLSAPAAESPPEVSPRSPAPQTSSLSSGQLPPLLTPTNPSSPPPCPPVLTVATPPPPLLPTLPLPAASSGTSPHACPSPLSNATAQSPLPILSPTVSPSPSPIPSVEPLPSAASPGPPTLSSSSSSSSSSFSSSSSSSSPSPPPLSAVSSVVSSGDNLEASLPMISFKQEELENEDLKAREEAQAAAERAVVQETFNKNFVCNVCESPFLSIKDLTKHLSVHAEEWPFKCEFCVQLFKAKTDLSEHRFLLHGVGNIFVCSVCKKEFAFLCNLQQHQRDLHPDEACTHHEFESGTLRPQNFTDPSKARAEHMQGLPEDPLETSKEEEELNDSSEELYTTIKIMASGIKTKDPDVRLGLNQHYPSFKPPPFQYHHRSPLGIGVTATNFTTHNIPQTFTTAIRCTKCGKGVDNMPELHKHILACASASDKKRYTPKKNPVPLKQTVQPKNGVVVLDNAGKNAFRRMGQPKRLNFSVELSKMSSNKLKLNALKKKNQLVQKAILQKNKSAKQKADLKHAPEAASHICPYCSREFTYIGSLNKHAAFSCPKKPLSPSKKKVSHSSKKGGHPSPVGSDKSSSSSSHRRRTADAEIKMQSVQAPLGKTRARSSGPTSLPPPASSFRSKQNVKFAASVKSKKPSSSLRNSSPIRMAKVTHSEAKKPKAAAKNHAAQLSGKTSRSLHVRAQKSRAVLQSKSALASKKRTDRFNVKSRERSGGPITRSLQLAAAADPSESRREDSGGKQELKDLST
- the PRDM2 gene encoding PR domain zinc finger protein 2 isoform X5, with amino-acid sequence MQLAEPLCRTLQEPDGKKKSQENKNKANKTEDTQLKTSEPDSSSANMRDSAEGPQDEDEKPSASAVEQPAIPQEAGSQDVLPERGVPAPACEPQTGPEAELEAARCEANDVEEEEEEEEEEEEELEDEGDTVADVPNESSPKEPEIRCEEKPEDLLEEPKALLKETPEASPEVTPVSTVPRAKEEANGDVFETFLFPCQHCERKFTTKQGLERHTHIHLSTVNHAFKCKYCGKAFGTQINRRRHERRHEAGLKRKPSLTPPQPEDPADGPAPGDAAAPREDVPPPALGQDCLALHSEKASQETVRSSVAEENGDVKELHPCKYCKKVFGTHTNMRRHQRRVHERHLIPKGVRRKGGLLEEPRPPAGQAPPAQSVYVPSTEPEEEGEADDVYIMDISSNISENLNYYIDGKIPTSSSTSNCDVIEMESGPADVYGINCLLAPVTVEITQNIKTTQAPVTDDLPKEPSSSTNSESKKRRTTSPPVLPKIKAEAESEPVAASCSLSLPLSIATTEAVSFHKEKSVYLSSKLKQLLQTQEKLTPPAGISAAEIPKLGPVCVSAPASMLPVTSSRFKRRTSSPPSSPQHSPALRDFGKPGDGKATWTEAVLSSKKPKLESHSNSPAWSLSGRDERETGSPPGFDDYKVPKEWAASSSFSNVCNQQPLDLSSGVKQKAEGMGKTPVQWESVLDLSVHKKPCSDSEGKEFKENHLVQPACNAAKKKKPTTCMLQKVLLNEYNGVDLPVENAPDVTRSPSPCKPPDPHPDPDLLGPDSGLSAPAAESPPEVSPRSPAPQTSSLSSGQLPPLLTPTNPSSPPPCPPVLTVATPPPPLLPTLPLPAASSGTSPHACPSPLSNATAQSPLPILSPTVSPSPSPIPSVEPLPSAASPGPPTLSSSSSSSSSSFSSSSSSSSPSPPPLSAVSSVVSSGDNLEASLPMISFKQEELENEDLKAREEAQAAAERAVVQETFNKNFVCNVCESPFLSIKDLTKHLSVHAEEWPFKCEFCVQLFKAKTDLSEHRFLLHGVGNIFVCSVCKKEFAFLCNLQQHQRDLHPDEACTHHEFESGTLRPQNFTDPSKARAEHMQGLPEDPLETSKEEEELNDSSEELYTTIKIMASGIKTKDPDVRLGLNQHYPSFKPPPFQYHHRSPLGIGVTATNFTTHNIPQTFTTAIRCTKCGKGVDNMPELHKHILACASASDKKRYTPKKNPVPLKQTVQPKNGVVVLDNAGKNAFRRMGQPKRLNFSVELSKMSSNKLKLNALKKKNQLVQKAILQKNKSAKQKADLKHAPEAASHICPYCSREFTYIGSLNKHAAFSCPKKPLSPSKKKVSHSSKKGGHPSPVGSDKSSSSSSHRRRTADAEIKMQSVQAPLGKTRARSSGPTSLPPPASSFRSKQNVKFAASVKSKKPSSSLRNSSPIRMAKVTHSEAKKPKAAAKNHAAQLSGKTSRSLHVRAQKSRAVLQSKSALASKKRTDRFNVKSRERSGGPITRSLQLAAAADPSESRREDSGGKQELKDLSYSLRLASRCPPPAASYITRQCRNVKATAAAQFQGSLFKE